The following are encoded in a window of Variovorax paradoxus genomic DNA:
- a CDS encoding HlyD family type I secretion periplasmic adaptor subunit, which translates to MNTNETTAQPVPGPALPAKVSAPAAKLPAKRAGPTGQPRQEDSPFVKDLREAMLVQKTPGSLVVLYLIAAILVVGGVWAHFAKVEEITQGEGRVIPASREQIIQSLEGGILEAMNVHEGDVVERGQILLEIDATRAGASYREGLSKVQALKGAIARLRAEAYAQPLVFPPDVQGVDSIVRDETQAYNARRQTLNESVGALNRSLQLAEREISLSEPLSARGLMSEVEVLRMKRQSNEFRLQIAERQNKYRAEANAELTRFEGELAQAKENMGAREDVVKRTTIKAPVKGTVKNIRANTIGGVIQQGADIMEIVPLEDQLLIEAKIKPSDVAFIRPMLPATVKISAYDYGIYGGLTGTVEHLSPDTLRDDEKARQGARGDTSYYRLLVRTDKASLSAGDKEFPIIPGMTATVEIRTGEKSVLSYLLKPVLKAREAFRER; encoded by the coding sequence ATGAACACGAATGAAACCACCGCGCAACCCGTTCCCGGTCCGGCCTTGCCGGCGAAAGTGTCGGCTCCCGCGGCAAAGCTGCCCGCCAAGCGCGCGGGCCCCACGGGACAGCCGCGCCAGGAAGACTCGCCCTTCGTGAAGGACCTGCGCGAGGCGATGCTGGTGCAGAAGACGCCCGGCAGCCTGGTGGTGCTGTACCTGATCGCGGCGATCCTCGTGGTCGGCGGCGTGTGGGCGCACTTTGCCAAGGTGGAAGAGATCACGCAGGGCGAAGGCCGCGTGATTCCGGCCAGTCGCGAACAGATCATTCAAAGCCTGGAAGGCGGCATCCTCGAAGCGATGAACGTGCACGAAGGCGACGTGGTCGAGCGCGGGCAGATCCTGCTCGAGATTGACGCGACGCGCGCCGGTGCCTCGTACCGCGAAGGGCTGTCGAAGGTGCAGGCATTGAAAGGCGCGATTGCCCGCCTGCGCGCCGAGGCCTATGCACAGCCGCTGGTGTTTCCGCCGGACGTGCAGGGCGTGGACTCGATCGTGCGCGACGAGACGCAGGCCTACAACGCGCGCCGCCAGACGCTGAACGAAAGCGTGGGCGCGCTGAACCGCAGCCTGCAGCTGGCCGAGCGCGAGATCTCGCTGTCGGAGCCGCTGTCGGCACGGGGCCTGATGTCCGAAGTGGAAGTGCTGCGCATGAAGCGCCAGTCCAACGAGTTCCGCCTGCAGATCGCCGAGCGCCAGAACAAGTACCGCGCCGAGGCCAACGCCGAGCTCACGCGCTTCGAGGGCGAACTGGCGCAGGCCAAGGAGAACATGGGCGCGCGCGAAGACGTGGTCAAGCGCACCACCATCAAGGCGCCCGTGAAGGGCACCGTGAAGAACATCCGCGCCAACACCATCGGCGGCGTGATCCAGCAGGGCGCGGACATCATGGAGATCGTGCCGCTGGAAGACCAGCTGCTGATCGAAGCCAAGATCAAGCCGTCGGACGTGGCGTTCATTCGCCCGATGCTGCCGGCCACGGTGAAGATCTCGGCCTACGACTACGGCATCTACGGCGGCCTCACCGGCACGGTGGAGCACCTGAGCCCCGACACGCTGCGCGACGACGAGAAGGCGCGCCAGGGCGCACGCGGCGACACGTCGTACTACCGGTTGCTGGTGCGTACGGACAAAGCCTCATTGAGCGCGGGCGACAAAGAGTTCCCAATCATTCCCGGCATGACCGCCACGGTCGAGATCCGCACGGGCGAGAAATCAGTTCTGAGTTACTTGCTGAAGCCGGTGCTCAAGGCCCGCGAAGCGTTTCGCGAGCGATAA